A genomic region of Caldicellulosiruptor acetigenus contains the following coding sequences:
- a CDS encoding amino acid ABC transporter ATP-binding protein has product MSNNNAINNRKIIIAKNIVKYFGHNLVLDKVSLEVNRGEVVVIIGPSGSGKSTFLRCLNHLERINSGYIEIDGFVIEDKGLHEKHKKHSSKEIARFCSQIGMVFQRFNLFPHMTALENVIVGPVVVNKMKKEEAVELGMKLLEKVGLKDKANSYPAQLSGGQQQRVAIARALAMKPKVMLFDEPTSALDPELVGEVLNVMKELAREGMTMLVVTHEMGFAREVANRVVFMDKGKIVEEGLPEEIFTNPKQERTRQFLQKIL; this is encoded by the coding sequence ATGAGCAACAATAATGCAATAAACAATAGAAAAATAATAATTGCAAAGAACATTGTTAAATATTTCGGGCACAATCTTGTGCTGGACAAGGTGTCCTTAGAGGTAAACAGAGGAGAAGTTGTGGTTATAATAGGACCATCGGGGTCTGGCAAGAGCACTTTCTTGCGCTGCCTTAACCATTTAGAGAGAATCAATTCAGGGTATATTGAAATTGACGGATTTGTTATTGAAGACAAGGGGCTGCACGAAAAGCATAAAAAACACAGCTCAAAAGAGATAGCAAGATTTTGTTCACAAATAGGTATGGTATTTCAAAGGTTTAACCTGTTTCCTCACATGACAGCGCTTGAGAATGTGATAGTTGGACCTGTTGTTGTGAATAAAATGAAAAAAGAAGAGGCAGTGGAGCTTGGGATGAAACTTCTTGAGAAGGTAGGGCTCAAGGACAAGGCAAATTCATACCCTGCACAGCTTTCTGGTGGACAGCAGCAAAGAGTTGCAATTGCCAGAGCTTTGGCTATGAAACCTAAAGTGATGCTGTTTGATGAACCGACATCTGCACTTGACCCTGAACTTGTGGGTGAGGTTTTGAACGTCATGAAAGAGCTGGCAAGGGAAGGCATGACAATGCTTGTTGTGACCCATGAAATGGGCTTTGCGAGAGAGGTTGCAAACAGGGTTGTGTTTATGGACAAGGGGAAGATTGTGGAGGAAGGGCTGCCTGAAGAGATTTTCACAAATCCAAAGCAAGAGAGGACAAGACAGTTTTTGCAAAAGATACTGTGA
- a CDS encoding DMT family transporter has product MSEKRKILADAVLLFVTMVWGSSFVLMKNTVLNMNPVAFLAVRFTLAWLIVLVIFWKNLRGLKLREVLYGSIIGFFLFVGMLLQIIGLKFTYASKSAFITGLTVILVPVFVALIERKVPKINVTVGVILAFAGLWLLSGAKFSNFNFGDFLTLLADLGFVFQIIFIDIFTAKDNINTINIAIFQLMSAAFLYVMVSMIFGINLINVKINLTAIITILITGILGTALAFTAQVFVQKYTTPTHTALIFSAEPVFGAIFSAIIPSGPNNTTEILPLISYVGCGLILIGMIVAELNLDKNYSME; this is encoded by the coding sequence TTGAGTGAGAAACGAAAGATTTTAGCAGATGCCGTTTTGCTTTTTGTTACAATGGTATGGGGAAGTTCGTTTGTACTCATGAAAAACACGGTTTTAAATATGAACCCAGTGGCATTTTTGGCTGTCAGATTTACACTTGCCTGGCTGATAGTTTTAGTAATATTCTGGAAAAATCTAAGAGGGTTGAAATTAAGAGAAGTTCTTTATGGTAGTATCATTGGATTTTTTCTATTTGTTGGGATGCTGTTGCAGATTATAGGCTTAAAGTTTACATATGCATCAAAATCAGCTTTTATAACTGGGCTGACTGTCATCTTGGTTCCTGTGTTTGTAGCTCTGATTGAAAGAAAGGTACCCAAAATTAACGTAACAGTTGGTGTAATATTGGCTTTTGCTGGGCTTTGGCTTTTAAGTGGTGCAAAGTTTTCAAATTTTAATTTTGGTGATTTTCTTACCCTTCTTGCTGACCTTGGGTTTGTGTTTCAAATTATCTTTATTGACATATTCACGGCAAAGGATAATATAAACACAATAAACATTGCAATTTTTCAGCTGATGAGTGCAGCGTTTTTATATGTGATGGTTTCAATGATATTTGGTATTAACCTCATAAATGTTAAAATAAATCTTACAGCCATTATTACTATTTTGATAACAGGTATTTTAGGGACAGCATTGGCATTTACTGCTCAAGTTTTTGTCCAGAAATACACAACACCCACTCATACAGCACTCATTTTTTCTGCTGAGCCTGTTTTTGGTGCAATTTTTTCTGCCATAATACCGTCTGGGCCAAACAACACAACTGAGATTTTACCTTTGATTTCTTATGTGGGATGTGGTTTAATTTTAATTGGGATGATTGTAGCTGAGCTGAACCTCGATAAAAATTATAGTATGGAGTGA